In Armatimonadota bacterium, the genomic stretch GAGGACAAGTGGCCGAGCGGCACGGTGGGCACGGTGATCCCGGACCTGGGGCCCGAGTGGCAGCAGAAGACAGTGGAGCTGGCGGAGGTCTATGCCGACCAGTTCGAGCCGCAGCCCGCTCCCGTGGCGACCTTCATCGGGCGCCGCCGCGGCAACACCGTCAGCGACGTGACCTATCTGCCCGACCACCGCCTGCCGAGCACTGTCGGCGACCGCACGGTCTTTCATTTCTACGTGCAGACCCACGGCCGTGCGGATCTGCTGAAGCCAGCCGTGGTGAAAAAGTTCATGGAGCTCACCCACGAAGCCTACCGCCGGCGCGTGGGCGCGGAGTTCGGCAAGACCATTCCCGGTATCTTCACCGACGAGCCCTCTTTCCGCCACGTGCCGTGGACTGAGGGTCTGCCGCTCTTCTTCCGCGAACGCAACGGCTACGACCTGGTGGAGAACCTGCTGTCGGTATTCTACGCGGCGGGCGATTTCCACCAGGTGCGCTACGATTTCTGGAGCACGGTGACCGACCTCTACGTCGAGAATTTCACCCGGCGCCTCCACGATTGGTGCGCGCGCCACCGCCTGGCGCTCACCGGCCACTTCCTACACGAGGAGACGCTGCTGAGCCAACTGCGGCGCATGGGCGCCGCCATGCAGCACTACGAGTACCTGCACATGCCGGGGATTGACCACCTCGGGCGCCGCATCGGGGATCCGCTGCTGTGCAAGCAGGTGTCGAGCGTCGCCCACCAGTTCGGCGGCCGCCGGGTGCTGTCCGAGACCTTCGGCGCCGTGGGTTGGAACCTGTCGTTCGAGGACCAGAAATGGATCGGCGACTGGCAATACGCGCAGGGGGTGGACCGCTTGTGCCAGCACCTGGAGCTGTACTCGATGAAGGGCGAGCGCAAGCGCGATTACCCGCCGTCGCTGTACTACCAGCAGCCGTGGTGGCCGCACAACCGCGTCGTCGCCGACTACTTCGCGCGCCTGGGCGCCGCCCTCACCAGCGGCAAGCATCGCTGCGACGTGCTGGTGCTGCACCCCATCGGCAGCGCGTGGGCGGTGCACGATCCCAACGACGAGCGCCCGGTGATGGAGCTCAGCGGGCAGTTCTCGCGCCTGAGCACATTCCTGCTGCAGATTCACCGCGACTACGACTACGGCGACGAGAGCATCATCGAACGCCACGGCGGGGTCGAGGGCGACAGCCTGCGCGTGGGCAGCGCCCGCTACCGGGTGGTCATCGTGCCGCCGAGCGTCAGCCTGCGCACCCGGGTGCTCGACCTGCTGCTGCGGTTCGCGCAGGCGGGGGGGCGGATCATCTGCGTGGAGCCGCTGCCGGCGCTCGAGCAAGGGGTCGCCTCCGGGCGACCGGCGGAGCAACTGCGCCGGGTGGCGACGATCATCCAGCTCGACCGCGACGAGCTGCGGCTGGCGCTGGAGGGCATGGTGGAGCCGGAGATCGTGGTGCTGGAGCATGACTCCGCCGTGGAGCGCGCCCTGCACGCGCTGGGGCGCCATGAGGAGGACGCGCACACCATCTTCTACCAGCAGCGGGAGGTGGGAGAGCGGCAGCTCTTCTTCCTGGCCAACACCGACAACCACCGGGAAGTGCACGCCGAGGTGCGCCTGCGCGGCCGCGGGCTGCTGGAGGAGTGGGACCTGCGCACCGGCAGGGTTACGCCCCTGCCCGCGCACTACGCCGGGAGCTACACGGGCGTGCGCGTGACCTTCGCCCCGGCAGGGTCGCGCCTGCTCGCCCTCAACCGCGCTCACGAACCCCTGGAGGGGAGCGCGCCGGTCTTGCGCCAGGTGCGCCGGGTGGCGTTTGAGGATCAGTGGCAGGTGCAGCCGCGGGAGCACAACGCGCTGACGCTGGACTACTGCGCCTACCGCCTGGGCGAGGGCAAGTGGCAGCCGCAGGTGCCGACGATCTGGCTGCACCAGGTGGTGCGAGAGCTGACGCAGCCGACGGCGCTCGGCCTGCGCTTCACCTTCCCGATGGAGTCCGATCCCGCGCAGGCGCGCGATTGCTTCCTGGTGGTGGAGCAGCCGGAGCGCTACACCATCACCGTCAACGGTCACGCCCCGCCCCCGGAACACGGGTGGTGGACTGATATTTCCTGGCGCAAGCTGGACCTCGCGGGCCTGCTGCGTCAGGGCGTGAACGTGGTGGAGATGATCGCCAGCGCGGGGCCGGAACTGGAGGTCGAGAGCATCTACGTCGTCGGCGATTTCGGCGTTGTGCGCAGCGGCGCGCGGTGGGAGGGCGGCGCGCCCATGTTCGCGCTGGTGGCGGCGCCGACCGAAGTGCACACCGGCGATCTGGGCCCGCAGGGGTACCGGTTCTTCCGGGGTTCGATTGCCTATCGGCAGGACTTGCGGGTGCCGCTGCAGGCGGGGCAGCGGGCGTTCCTGCGGCTGGAGGGACTGGAGGCGGCGCTGGCGACGGTATGGGTCAATGGCAAGCAGGCGGGGCACCTTCCGTGGCGGCCGCACGAGGTAGAGGTGACGGCGCTGCTTCACCGGCGGCGCATCAACTCGTTTGAGATCGAGCTGCACGGCACCTGCCGCAACCTGCTGGGGCCACATCACAACGCGGCCGGCGACCCCGTCGGCGTCAGCCCCGACCTTTTCCTGGGCGGCGCGCAGTGGCGGGAGGACCCGCGCAGCCCCGATCGCATCTGGCGTGACCACTACAGCTTCGTCCCCTTCGGCATCACCAGGGGAGCGCACGTGGCGATCATGGAGGAGGCCAGGGGGTAGAGGGAGTGCGGCTGGTTGGCGCCTCCCGGTGTGGGTCATGACGCGACAGACGGATGGCAGCACGTGAGAGCACAGTGACGGCAGCGCGGAAGAAGAAAGAGGAAGCCCGCGCCGCCGCGGAACCGGAACCAACGCGGACGCGCGACCGGGGGCCGTGGGTGGCCGCGCTGGTCACGGGGGCGGTGGCGATGGGGGTGTATGTCGCCGCCCTGGCGCCGACCTTCGTGCGCGGCGATAGCGCCGAGCTGATGGTGGCGGTGCATGTGCTGGGCGTGCCGCACCCGACGGGGTATCCCTTGTTTCTGCTGCTGGGCAAGGCGTTCGAGGTGCTGCTGCCCATCGGCACCGTCGCCTACCGCTTGAATCTGGTTTCCGCGCTCTACGGCGCGGCGACGGCAGGCGGGTTGGCGTGGGTGGCGGCGAGGGTGAGCGGGCGCGCGTGGTGCGGGATGGCAGCCGGCCTGATGGCGGCGCTGAGTCAGGGTTTGTGGTCGCAGTCGGTCGCGTTCGAGGTCTACTCGCTGCACGCCCTGACGGTGGCGCTGATGCTGGCGGCGGTCGTTCGCTGGGAGGACACGCGCTCGCGGCAGTCGGCCTACCTGGTGGCGCTGATGGCGGGGCTGGGGCTGGCGCACCATCGCACCTCGCTCTTCTTCAGCTTGCCCGCGTGGGCGCTGTGCCTGTGGGGGACGCGCGGGCGCGACTGGAAGCTGGCGCTCAAGATGGCGGGGATCACGGCGGCGCCGAACCTGCTCTACCTGCTGCTGATTCCGCTCGCGAATCGTCACCCGGTGATGAACTGGGGCGCCATCCACCTGGGATGGCGCTACTGGTGGTGGCACGTCACCGGCAGGCAGTTTGCACAGTGGGCGTTCGCGCGCTCGGCCGCGGAGGCGCTGACGACGGCGACCGAGCACTGGGCGCCGCTCATCGCGCAGCACACGCTGGTGGTGCCGGCGTTGGCGGTGGTGGGATTGGCGGCGACGCGCAGGACCGTGCTGCGGGTGGCGACGCTGAGTGGATTCATCTTCTCGGCGATCTACGCCTACTCCAACATGGTGCCGGACCGCCTGGTATTCGCGATGCCGACCGAGCTCGTGCTGGTGTTATGGGCCGCGATCGGGCTGGGGGTGGTGACGGCCTGGTTGGGTCGCCGGCGGTCGGGGGCGGGTGGGCGGTGGCCGGAACTGGTGATGGCGGTGGCGGCGGTGGCGCTGGTGGCGCACCTGCTGCTGGTGAACTGGCGGGCGATGGACAAGCGCGGCGACTGGAGAATGTATAACGAGAGCCTCAACGCGCTGCAAACCCTACCCCCGGACGTGACCCTGCTGGTAGATGCGGATTTCACGCTGCACGGTTCCTATCCCTACTTGCAGCACATCGAGGGCTACCGGCGCGACGTCACGGTGGTTCCGGTGGACCTGGTGCGGGAGCACTTCGGATGGGCGAACATCGAAGACCCCGTGGTGAAGAGAGCCGCCGTGCACGCCTACGAGATCTCGCCGCCATGGCCGGCCAACCCCAACCTCAGGGCCCCGTGGGTGTACCCGCCGTACCTGACACGGGCGCTGATGGCGACCAAGGGGAAGCGCCGGCTGTTTGCGCAGTTTGACAACACGGTGCGCACATCGGAGTACGTCTGGAAGGACTACGGGGTGTTCATGGAGGTGCTGGAGAGCTGGCCCGAGATGGAGCAGCCGGCGACGGGCGCGCTGCCGCAGACGGGGACGGTGAACTGCGTGGAGGTCGAGGTGGCGCCGAGGTCGCTGCGGCCGGGCGAGGTCTTCCACATGAAGTTTCGCTGGCAGGTGCGGGAGCGGCTCGAGCGGCTGGTGCCGGTACTGCTGCATTTCCCCCGGGTGGTACCCGCAACCGGCGAGCTGGAGGAGGGGTTTGGGGTCCAGTTTCCGCTGGCGTACGGCAAGGTGCCGCTGGATGCCAACCGGCCGCACCACGTATATGTGCAAGCGATATCGTGGACGGTGCCGAAGAACGCGCGCCCTGGCAAGTACGCGATGGCGCTGATGGGGCCGTCGGACCAGGAAGGGGAAGTCCGGATGCTGCCGGTGACGCTGGAGGTCGAGCGCTAGTGCCCAGTCAACGTATTCCTGCAACAAGATTCAAGTGTGGCCATCTGAGGCCAGGCGGGACGCCTGGCCTACCGGTATCACCGCTCTCGCGGTAGGACAGCCGTCCGCGGCTGTCCTGGAGGCTGCGGCGTCTTTGATTCACAACCATGTTAACTGAGCGCTAGCCGCTGCGCGGGTGGGGCGCTTGGGCCACCACCGACGGGCGGCCATTGGCGTAAACCGCGATGACATGGGTGAGGCGGCGGCCGGGGCGCACGATGGTGTGGCCGCGGTAGTGCAGGGCGGCGGAGGTGCCGCCGTCGAGAGCGAAGGCGTGGCGAGCGCCCAGCGCCTTCATGATGGCCGCCATCCGCGTCAAGGTTACAGGCCGCGCGACCGCCACCAGCAGCAGCTTATGGTTGGGCCTGATGCCGAGGGCGGTGCGGCGAGCAGGGCGGTAGTGCCCCCGGTCGTGGAAGCCCTCTGCCGCAGGATCCACCGCGTACCTGCCGTCCTTGACCAGCGTCGGCCCCGCGAACAGGGCGGCGGAATACCCGCTCCAGTCCATGGCCTGATTGGCCCGGGTGGGCAGCAGCACCGCTTCGTTGCCGCGGGTGATGGCGAGGGTGGTGCCGGTGGCGACCGGGGACAGCAGCCGCCCGTCGAGCACGAGGTTGCCAATGGGCAGCAGGCACTCGACGCCGAAGAAGGTGCCGGTGATCGCGGCGTCGGGCCGCGAGCGACGCATGATCGAGGCGAAGGGCTCGGCGCTGCCGATGCCGTCGCGCGCGACCACCAGGGTCACGGCGACGTCGGGGTCGTTGAGGTTGACGGTGACGACGTGGACATCGGTGGCGGCTACCCGGCGGTATTCGTAGCCCACCGAAGAGGGGTCGGCAATCGCGGCAGCACCCGCGGTAATCAGCGCGACGCATATGGCGGCGAAGAGGCCGCTTCTCGCAAGCATCTGCTTCACGCCCGGTCACCCCGCACGGCCACTGAGCGCCGGTGGGCACGCCTCCACCTATGGTTATACCCGATGTCGGCCGGAAGCCATGGTACCTGGTTGGCTACTCGGCCCCAGGCGAGGCGCGTTGGGGTGGAACCAGGTGCGTTTCCAGCGATACGTGGAGCAATGCCGCCTCGGACGACCGTGTTTCGCCATCAATCTGAGACCCACCGGGGTTCCAGATACACCCCCGCTTGCTAGCTTGTGGCACAGGAATTGCGATGCAATGAGCGAGGGTGTGACCTCGAAAAGCGGGATTGAGGCGTGACGCCTGGTGGCAGCTCTATTCGAGGGGCTGCTTCACCCCGACGGGTCGGGGTGCCACTCCAGCGCGCCCCGGCATCCCCACCGATGAAGGTCACACCCGTGAGCGAGTCCGGCGCACAACCGGCGCTGGGACGGTCCTTCACCGGAGCAACGCATGACCAGAAGCGTGTCATTCCATCACTTCGTCGGCGGCGACCGCGCCAGCGCGATGGAGCACTTGGTGGGCGTGTTCAACGCCAGTCAATCCCAGGTCGTGGTGCGGGCGAAGGAGCTGCGAGACGGCATCAGGGATGACGCCACCGAGAGGCTGGGCCTCTTGCCGCCGTACCTGGGTAACAGCCTGCCGGAGGTAGTGATGGTCTATGCCGAGTTCATCGCCACGCTCGCGGACCAGGAGCGCATCCGGCCGCTGGATGATTTGATCGCCGGTGCGGAGGGCATAGAGGTCTCGGACTTCGTGGACGGGGTGATGGACACGGTGCGCTACCGCGGCCACATCTGGGGGCTGCCGATCGAGGGGGATCCGCACGCTCTGTACTGCAATCGCTCGCTGCTGGAACGGGCGGGGGTGAGCGCGGCGCCCGCGACCTGGGGGGAGGTCATGGCGGCGTCGGTCATGCTCGCCGCCGACACCGACGGGGACGGACGGACCGACCGCTTCGGCTGCAGCCACCATGCGTCTGACGTGCCCCTGCTGATGTGGCAGTTCGGGGCCGATCTCGTGAACGAGGAGCGGACGCGGATCGCCTTCGACAGCGAGGAGGGGACGCAGGCGCTGAAGTGCCATGCCGACGTGGGGGCGTGCTGCCCGGCGCACGCGGAGTTCGAGCGCGGCGACGTCGGCCTCAAGCTGGGGATGCTCGACTACTACCTGTCGGGGCGATGCGAGCATCTCGACTACGAGATCGCGCCGCTGCCGCGGGGGCGGCGGGCGGCCAACGGTTTCGGCGGAGCGGACAGCACGCTGTGCCTGGCGCTCGCCTGCCGCGAGCGGGAATGCGAGCGAGCGGGGTGGCGCTTCCTGCGCTGGTTCACGACCCAGGAAGGGCTTATGGAGTGGGTGCGGGCGACCGGCCACCTGCCCCTGGTGGGGCCGGTGCTGGCGAGCGACGAGTACCAGGAGTTCGTCGCGCGGCGGCCCCGGCTGCATACCTTCATCAAGCAGCTCCCCGCGTGCCGTGCGCGCCCGTGCATGCCCGAGTACCCGATGATCAAGTGGGCGATTCACGCGGCCGCGCATGAAGCCCGGCAGGACGGGCGCGGCTGCACCCTGGATGAGGCGCGAGAGACCCTGCGGCGCTACGCCGTCGAGGCGCAGGAGGCGCTCGACCGCCGGGTGAAGGTGTAGGGCGGTCGAGCCCGGTGCCGCGGCCTCCGCATCCCCGGCGGGCGCAGGCGGCGGCGTGCTGTCGGCCGGGGACGACAGGATCGCCGCGGACGCGCCCCAAGTAACGAACCCACCACGCTGACGCCGGAGACCGCCCATGAAGATCGCCTTTTTCGAGGTGCAGGACTGGGAGCGCGAGCTCATCGCGCAATCGCCGCTGGCGGACGCGACGGAGCTGTACGAGGAATGCCTCGGTGACCGATCACCACCGCCGCCGGCGAACTACGACGCCGTTTCGGTGTTCGTGTACTGCGGGATCAATCGCCAAGTCATGGAGAGCATGGCCAGCCTCAAGCTCATCGCCACGCGCTCGACCGGCACCGACCACATAGACCTGGCGGCGGCGCGGGAGCGGGGAATCACGGTCTGCAACGTTCCCGAGTACGGCGCGAATACGGTGGCGGAGCACACCTTCGGCCTGATCCTGGGGCTGTCGCGCAGGATCTTCCTGGCGCACGACCGGGTGAGCGGGGGCGACTTTCGGCTGGCGGGACTGCGGGGGTTTGAGCTCAAGGACAAGACGCTGGGGGTGGTGGGCGCGGGGGCCATCGGCCTGCACGTGATACGTATTGCGCGAGCGTTGAGCATGGAGGTGCTGGCCTACGATGTCAAGGAGAGCGCGCTGCTGGCGGAGATCCTGGGGTTTCGCTACGCGCCGCTGGCGGAAGTGTTCGCGCAGTCGGAGGTGATCTCGCTGCACGCGCCGCTGGCGCCGGCGACCCGGCATCTCATCAACCGCAAGTCGCTGGCGACGATGAAGCGGGGGGTGCTGATAGTCAACACCGCGCGCGGGGAGCTGATTGACACGCAGGCGCTGGTGGCGGCATTGGACTCAGGGCAGGTCGGGGGCGCGGGGCTGGATGTGTTCGAGGGCGAGCAGGCGGTCAAGGAGGAGAGCGTCCTGCTGCGCGGGGAGCGCAAGCCGCCGCGGGAGCTGCGGCCGCTGCGGAGCCTGCTGGAGCGCGACAACGTGATCATCACCCCGCACATGGCGTTCTACAGCGAGGAGGCGCTGCGGCGCATCCTGGATACGACCATCGAGAACCTGGTCGCCTTCGAGCGCGGGCAGCCGCAGAACGTGGTGGGGGGGTAAACAAGAGGTAACCGCCGATTGACGCCGACACACGCCGATAGAACTGAAGCACTGGACAAGTTCCTTCCTATCGGTGTCCGTCGGCGTTGTCGGGGGTTCAATCCTTGACGGAAGACGATTGTGGTGATAGTGATACGCGAGGCTTGCTTGGCGGACACGGGTGGGATCGCGCGGGTACATGTGGATGCGTGGCGGAGCACGTACCGGGGGATGGTTCCCGATGAGCACCTGGCTGGTTTGTCGTACGAGAAAGCGGAGAAGGCGGCAGAGCGGAACTTCACCGAGGCCGAGACCGGATACTTCGCTTTCGTTGCGGAGACGGAAGAAGGCGAGATCGTCGGCTTCGCGAGCGGCGCGCAAGCGGCCGCGGATGACGCGCCGTTTGCGGGGGCGTTGCCGGCCATTTATATCCTGGAGGAGTACCAACGGCGGGGGATAGGACGCCGACTCGTGCAGGCGGTTGCGCAGCGGCTGGTGGAAATGGGCATGTGCTCGATGGTGGTGGGGGTGTTGAGAGAAAATGCGTCGCGCAGCTTCTATGAGCATCTGGGCGGTAGATTCACGGGTAGCAGGACCATTGTCATCGGCGGGCGGGAGTGCGAAGAGGTCTGTTATGGCTGGGATAATGTGATGGCGCTGGCGGCGCAGCGCCAGGCGGAATGGGACGCACACCGGCGGGAGCTCGCGTCGGAGCGGCACCTTTTCGGGCGCGGCGAAACGCG encodes the following:
- a CDS encoding glycosyl hydrolase, which translates into the protein MRLEEKFRRAGRDGKRYRGAPFWSWNDDLEPEELRRQVREMKEQGLGGFFMHARVGLITPYLSERWMECIEAAVDEARQLGLEAWLYDEDKWPSGTVGTVIPDLGPEWQQKTVELAEVYADQFEPQPAPVATFIGRRRGNTVSDVTYLPDHRLPSTVGDRTVFHFYVQTHGRADLLKPAVVKKFMELTHEAYRRRVGAEFGKTIPGIFTDEPSFRHVPWTEGLPLFFRERNGYDLVENLLSVFYAAGDFHQVRYDFWSTVTDLYVENFTRRLHDWCARHRLALTGHFLHEETLLSQLRRMGAAMQHYEYLHMPGIDHLGRRIGDPLLCKQVSSVAHQFGGRRVLSETFGAVGWNLSFEDQKWIGDWQYAQGVDRLCQHLELYSMKGERKRDYPPSLYYQQPWWPHNRVVADYFARLGAALTSGKHRCDVLVLHPIGSAWAVHDPNDERPVMELSGQFSRLSTFLLQIHRDYDYGDESIIERHGGVEGDSLRVGSARYRVVIVPPSVSLRTRVLDLLLRFAQAGGRIICVEPLPALEQGVASGRPAEQLRRVATIIQLDRDELRLALEGMVEPEIVVLEHDSAVERALHALGRHEEDAHTIFYQQREVGERQLFFLANTDNHREVHAEVRLRGRGLLEEWDLRTGRVTPLPAHYAGSYTGVRVTFAPAGSRLLALNRAHEPLEGSAPVLRQVRRVAFEDQWQVQPREHNALTLDYCAYRLGEGKWQPQVPTIWLHQVVRELTQPTALGLRFTFPMESDPAQARDCFLVVEQPERYTITVNGHAPPPEHGWWTDISWRKLDLAGLLRQGVNVVEMIASAGPELEVESIYVVGDFGVVRSGARWEGGAPMFALVAAPTEVHTGDLGPQGYRFFRGSIAYRQDLRVPLQAGQRAFLRLEGLEAALATVWVNGKQAGHLPWRPHEVEVTALLHRRRINSFEIELHGTCRNLLGPHHNAAGDPVGVSPDLFLGGAQWREDPRSPDRIWRDHYSFVPFGITRGAHVAIMEEARG
- a CDS encoding DUF2723 domain-containing protein, whose protein sequence is MTAARKKKEEARAAAEPEPTRTRDRGPWVAALVTGAVAMGVYVAALAPTFVRGDSAELMVAVHVLGVPHPTGYPLFLLLGKAFEVLLPIGTVAYRLNLVSALYGAATAGGLAWVAARVSGRAWCGMAAGLMAALSQGLWSQSVAFEVYSLHALTVALMLAAVVRWEDTRSRQSAYLVALMAGLGLAHHRTSLFFSLPAWALCLWGTRGRDWKLALKMAGITAAPNLLYLLLIPLANRHPVMNWGAIHLGWRYWWWHVTGRQFAQWAFARSAAEALTTATEHWAPLIAQHTLVVPALAVVGLAATRRTVLRVATLSGFIFSAIYAYSNMVPDRLVFAMPTELVLVLWAAIGLGVVTAWLGRRRSGAGGRWPELVMAVAAVALVAHLLLVNWRAMDKRGDWRMYNESLNALQTLPPDVTLLVDADFTLHGSYPYLQHIEGYRRDVTVVPVDLVREHFGWANIEDPVVKRAAVHAYEISPPWPANPNLRAPWVYPPYLTRALMATKGKRRLFAQFDNTVRTSEYVWKDYGVFMEVLESWPEMEQPATGALPQTGTVNCVEVEVAPRSLRPGEVFHMKFRWQVRERLERLVPVLLHFPRVVPATGELEEGFGVQFPLAYGKVPLDANRPHHVYVQAISWTVPKNARPGKYAMALMGPSDQEGEVRMLPVTLEVER
- a CDS encoding phosphodiester glycosidase family protein — protein: MLARSGLFAAICVALITAGAAAIADPSSVGYEYRRVAATDVHVVTVNLNDPDVAVTLVVARDGIGSAEPFASIMRRSRPDAAITGTFFGVECLLPIGNLVLDGRLLSPVATGTTLAITRGNEAVLLPTRANQAMDWSGYSAALFAGPTLVKDGRYAVDPAAEGFHDRGHYRPARRTALGIRPNHKLLLVAVARPVTLTRMAAIMKALGARHAFALDGGTSAALHYRGHTIVRPGRRLTHVIAVYANGRPSVVAQAPHPRSG
- a CDS encoding extracellular solute-binding protein, with the translated sequence MTRSVSFHHFVGGDRASAMEHLVGVFNASQSQVVVRAKELRDGIRDDATERLGLLPPYLGNSLPEVVMVYAEFIATLADQERIRPLDDLIAGAEGIEVSDFVDGVMDTVRYRGHIWGLPIEGDPHALYCNRSLLERAGVSAAPATWGEVMAASVMLAADTDGDGRTDRFGCSHHASDVPLLMWQFGADLVNEERTRIAFDSEEGTQALKCHADVGACCPAHAEFERGDVGLKLGMLDYYLSGRCEHLDYEIAPLPRGRRAANGFGGADSTLCLALACRERECERAGWRFLRWFTTQEGLMEWVRATGHLPLVGPVLASDEYQEFVARRPRLHTFIKQLPACRARPCMPEYPMIKWAIHAAAHEARQDGRGCTLDEARETLRRYAVEAQEALDRRVKV
- a CDS encoding NAD(P)-dependent oxidoreductase, with amino-acid sequence MKIAFFEVQDWERELIAQSPLADATELYEECLGDRSPPPPANYDAVSVFVYCGINRQVMESMASLKLIATRSTGTDHIDLAAARERGITVCNVPEYGANTVAEHTFGLILGLSRRIFLAHDRVSGGDFRLAGLRGFELKDKTLGVVGAGAIGLHVIRIARALSMEVLAYDVKESALLAEILGFRYAPLAEVFAQSEVISLHAPLAPATRHLINRKSLATMKRGVLIVNTARGELIDTQALVAALDSGQVGGAGLDVFEGEQAVKEESVLLRGERKPPRELRPLRSLLERDNVIITPHMAFYSEEALRRILDTTIENLVAFERGQPQNVVGG